One Mercurialis annua linkage group LG3, ddMerAnnu1.2, whole genome shotgun sequence DNA window includes the following coding sequences:
- the LOC126675058 gene encoding 40S ribosomal protein S20-1, whose amino-acid sequence MAAAYGAMKPAKAGLEDPQESIHKIRITLSSKNVKNLEKVCSDLVRGAKDKRLRVKGPVRMPTKVLLITTRKSPCGEGTNTFDRFELRVHKRVIDLFSSPDVVKQITSITIEPGVEVEVTIADS is encoded by the exons ATGGCAGCTGCTTATGGAGCAATGAAGCCGGCGAAGGCTGGGCTGGAGGATCCACAGGAGTCCATTCATAAGATCAGAATCACCCTCTCTtccaaaaatgtcaaaaatctTGAGAAGG TGTGCTCCGATTTGGTTCGGGGAGCTAAAGATAAGAGATTGAGGGTCAAAGGACCAGTGAGGATGCCTACCAAGGTTCTTCTCATCACTACCAGGAAATCCCCTTGTGGAGAAG GAACTAATACCTTCGACAGATTTGAGCTCCGCGTCCACAAGCGTGTTATTGACCTGTTCAGTTCCCCTGATGTGGTCAAGCAGATCACCTCTATTACTATTGAACCTGGTGTTGAGGTTGAAGTGACAATTGCCGACTCATAG
- the LOC126671252 gene encoding chloride conductance regulatory protein ICln isoform X1, whose amino-acid sequence MVLGLRHFSDRKEDGSGEPVLDTVNGEVLVHVQPGVTVVIGNCPSESPGTLYISSKKVVWLSDAGGAKGYAVDFLSISLHAVSRDPEAYPSPCIYTQIETEEADEDESDDSESESNEILDLSKVTEMRLVPSDPSQLDTLFQVFCQCAELNPEPVDEVDGGGSNWIFSADQLAGDDAGTRLATFFYLFFMSFSGLICNILVSPDDDDSNWNFFQNPTSSIGHSNGDHDVTRGVLELQINDQRFEDPEEMEEEDHSSHQ is encoded by the exons ATGGTGTTAGGGCTCAGACATTTCAGCGACAGAAAAGAAGACGGTTCAGGAGAACCAGTTCTCGACACCGTTAATGGCGAAGTTCTGGTACACGTGCAGCCCGGCGTTACCGTTGTCATAGGCAATTGCCCTTCAGAATCACCCGGCACTCTTTACATCTCTTCCAA GAAAGTTGTGTGGTTAAGCGATGCAGGTGGAGCAAAAGGttatgctgttgatttcttgtcgATTTCACTTCACGCGGTCTCGAGAGATCCCGAGGCTTATCCCTCCCCTTGTATTTACACTCAG ATTGAGACGGAAGAAGCTGACGAAGATGAATCAGATGATTCGGAATCAGAAAGTAATGAAATTTTGGACTTGTCAAAAGTTACAGAGATGAGACTCGTTCCGTCCGATCCTTCACAGC TTGATACTTTGTTTCAAGTATTCTGTCAGTGCGCTGAGCTTAATCCTGAACCTGTTGATG AGGTTGATGGAGGGGGGAGTAATTGGATTTTTAGTGCTGATCAACTTGCAGGCGATGATGCTGGTACGAGACTGGCTACCttcttttatctattttttatgtctttttcAGGACTAATATGTAACATATTGGTTTCTCCAGATGATGATGATTCTAACTGGAATTTCTTTCAAAATCCAACAAGTTCGATTGGCCATTCAAATGGAGATCATGATGTAACTCGTGGGGTGCTTGAG CTTCAAATCAACGATCAGCGGTTTGAAGATCCAGAAGAGATGGAAGAAGAGGATCACAGCAGTCATCAATGA
- the LOC126671252 gene encoding chloride conductance regulatory protein ICln isoform X2 — translation MVLGLRHFSDRKEDGSGEPVLDTVNGEVLVHVQPGVTVVIGNCPSESPGTLYISSKKVVWLSDAGGAKGYAVDFLSISLHAVSRDPEAYPSPCIYTQIETEEADEDESDDSESESNEILDLSKVTEMRLVPSDPSQLDTLFQVFCQCAELNPEPVDEVDGGGSNWIFSADQLAGDDADDDDSNWNFFQNPTSSIGHSNGDHDVTRGVLELQINDQRFEDPEEMEEEDHSSHQ, via the exons ATGGTGTTAGGGCTCAGACATTTCAGCGACAGAAAAGAAGACGGTTCAGGAGAACCAGTTCTCGACACCGTTAATGGCGAAGTTCTGGTACACGTGCAGCCCGGCGTTACCGTTGTCATAGGCAATTGCCCTTCAGAATCACCCGGCACTCTTTACATCTCTTCCAA GAAAGTTGTGTGGTTAAGCGATGCAGGTGGAGCAAAAGGttatgctgttgatttcttgtcgATTTCACTTCACGCGGTCTCGAGAGATCCCGAGGCTTATCCCTCCCCTTGTATTTACACTCAG ATTGAGACGGAAGAAGCTGACGAAGATGAATCAGATGATTCGGAATCAGAAAGTAATGAAATTTTGGACTTGTCAAAAGTTACAGAGATGAGACTCGTTCCGTCCGATCCTTCACAGC TTGATACTTTGTTTCAAGTATTCTGTCAGTGCGCTGAGCTTAATCCTGAACCTGTTGATG AGGTTGATGGAGGGGGGAGTAATTGGATTTTTAGTGCTGATCAACTTGCAGGCGATGATGCTG ATGATGATGATTCTAACTGGAATTTCTTTCAAAATCCAACAAGTTCGATTGGCCATTCAAATGGAGATCATGATGTAACTCGTGGGGTGCTTGAG CTTCAAATCAACGATCAGCGGTTTGAAGATCCAGAAGAGATGGAAGAAGAGGATCACAGCAGTCATCAATGA
- the LOC126675021 gene encoding 40S ribosomal protein S13: protein MGRMHSRGKGMSASALPYKRTPPSWLKISSQDVDENICKFAKKGLTPSQIGVILRDSHGIAQVKSVTGSKILRILKAHGLAPEIPEDLYHLIKKAVAIRKHLERNRKDKDSKFRLILVESRIHRLARYYKKTKKLPPVWKYESTTASTLVA, encoded by the exons ATGGGTCGTATGCACAGTCGCGG TAAGGGTATGTCAGCCTCAGCCCTGCCTTACAAGAGAACTCCACCGAGTTGGCTCAAGATCTCTTCTCAGGAT GTTGATGAGAACATTTGCAAATTTGCAAAGAAGGGGCTTACTCCTTCTCAGATTGGTGTGATTCTTCGTGATTCTCACGGTATTGCTCAGGTTAAGAGCGTTACCGGAAGCAAGATCTTGCGTATCCTCAAGGCTCATG GTCTTGCTCCTGAAATCCCAGAGGATTTATACCATCTCATCAAGAAGGCTGTTGCAATCAGGAAGCATTTGGAGAGGAACAGGAAGGATAAGGACTCCAAATTCCGTCTAATTCTTGTGGAGAGCAGGATCCACAGGCTCGCACGCTACTACAAGAAGACAAAGAAGCTTCCACCTGTCTGGAAATA CGAATCAACCACTGCCAGCACTTTGGTTGCCTAG